A single region of the Capra hircus breed San Clemente chromosome 14, ASM170441v1, whole genome shotgun sequence genome encodes:
- the GPIHBP1 gene encoding glycosylphosphatidylinositol-anchored high density lipoprotein-binding protein 1, giving the protein MKALAAVLLALLWCRQQGRGQAQEDEDDDPDAGREGYDDEEDEEEEEAGAPVGSRGSGPQCYTCQSLHKGESCEQVQSCVLPRTCKAIVSSWNAESGPQTTYSGWCADTCQAISRTVEGSLTTISCCQSSLCNTPPWQDPQGRGAGGPRGSPATVAATVLLSLLAGLQAMGL; this is encoded by the exons ATGAAGGCGCTAGCGGCTGTCCTGCTGGCCCTGCTGTGGTGCAGGCAGCAAG GGAGAGGGCAGGCGCAGGAGGACGAGGACGACGACCCAGACGCTGGGCGCGAAGGCTACGATGAtgaggaggatgaggaggaagaggaggccggCGCACCTGTGGGCAGCAGGGGCTCAG GGCCACAGTGCTACACGTGCCAGTCCCTGCACAAGGGGGAGAGCTGCGAGCAGGTGCAGAGCTGCGTGCTCCCCAGGACATGCAAAGCCATCGTCTCCTCCTGGAACGCTG AGTCAGGTCCCCAGACCACCTACTCGGGGTGGTGTGCAGACACATGTCAAGCCATCAGCAGGACAGTGGAAGGATCCCTGACGACCATATCCTGTTGCCAGTCCAGCCTGTGCAACACCCCACCCTGGCAAGATCCCCAAGGGAGGGGAGCAGGTGGCCCCCGGGGGAGCCCTGCGACTGTGGCTGCCACCGTCCTGCTCAGCCTCCTGGCCGGCCTTCAGGCCATGGGGCTCTGA